From the genome of Clostridium sp. BNL1100, one region includes:
- a CDS encoding type II secretion system F family protein, whose product MLRIWILTGIVLIVYIITIIVILIKNYSNYSEYCGVLNSKEYPLKRLLPFGLFILDKFSYSFNSAYDRRTIVKISEIYGQEYSAFYIRIFHAKKIVLMALIIPGELLVGILSNYQAVFNIYITFLFGIMIILDDTRLTSQVKKRRLEIQLEFPDFINKLTLLLNAGLTMSKAWEKISLDSKKKCAFYKEVEKTVSQLKTGVSESEAFGEFAKRLKTPEISRVMSTIIQNTKKGGSELVMTLKLQSNESWEIRKNAVRRLGEEASTKLLFPMMIMFFAIIIIVVTPALISMQGISNF is encoded by the coding sequence ATGTTAAGAATATGGATTTTAACTGGAATTGTTTTAATTGTTTACATAATAACTATTATCGTCATTTTAATTAAAAATTATTCTAATTATTCTGAATACTGTGGTGTTTTAAATTCAAAGGAGTATCCGCTAAAAAGATTACTGCCTTTTGGGCTGTTTATATTGGATAAATTCAGCTATTCCTTTAATTCGGCCTATGACAGAAGGACTATTGTAAAGATTAGTGAAATATATGGACAGGAATATTCAGCATTTTATATACGAATATTTCATGCAAAGAAAATTGTACTTATGGCTTTAATTATTCCCGGTGAATTACTTGTGGGGATTTTATCTAATTACCAGGCTGTATTTAATATTTACATAACGTTTTTATTCGGGATAATGATAATTCTGGATGATACCAGGCTAACCAGCCAGGTTAAAAAACGTCGTCTGGAAATACAGTTAGAGTTTCCTGATTTTATAAATAAACTTACATTGTTACTTAATGCAGGACTGACAATGTCAAAGGCCTGGGAAAAAATTTCTTTGGACAGCAAAAAGAAGTGTGCTTTCTATAAAGAAGTGGAAAAAACAGTATCTCAGCTCAAAACAGGGGTAAGTGAATCAGAGGCATTCGGAGAATTTGCAAAAAGATTAAAAACACCTGAAATATCAAGAGTTATGTCAACAATTATTCAAAACACAAAAAAAGGAGGGAGCGAACTTGTAATGACGTTAAAGCTTCAGTCTAATGAAAGCTGGGAAATTCGAAAAAATGCAGTAAGGAGACTTGGAGAAGAAGCCTCTACAAAGCTTCTGTTTCCAATGATGATTATGTTTTTTGCAATAATTATCATTGTAGTTACACCTGCATTAATATCTATGCAGGGAATATCAAATTTTTAG